In Anaerolineales bacterium, a genomic segment contains:
- the rpmC gene encoding 50S ribosomal protein L29, which produces MAKAAELRALETSDLQEQLGKKREELFRVRLNWYAGSLENANQMRLIRKDIARILMILRERDLAVAAVQATASTGKGENSDVQ; this is translated from the coding sequence ATGGCGAAAGCAGCAGAATTGCGGGCGCTGGAGACCTCCGACCTGCAAGAACAACTAGGAAAGAAGCGCGAAGAACTCTTTCGGGTGCGCTTAAATTGGTACGCGGGGTCGCTGGAAAACGCGAATCAGATGCGCCTTATTCGTAAGGACATCGCCCGGATTCTGATGATCCTCCGCGAGCGTGATTTGGCAGTGGCGGCAGTGCAAGCCACCGCCTCTACGGGTAAGGGAGAAAACAGCGATGTCCAATAA
- the rplP gene encoding 50S ribosomal protein L16 produces MLIPKRVKYRKQMRGRRTGKETRGIDVQFGDYGLQALEPAWITQRQIEAARRAVVRYIKRRGRLWIRIFPDKPVTAKPAETRMGKGKGAVDHYVAVVKPGRVLFEMGDVDEATAREALRLAGFKMPIKTKFVVRTDPVTGNALVSGEMG; encoded by the coding sequence ATGTTGATCCCGAAGCGGGTCAAATACCGCAAGCAAATGCGCGGACGCCGAACCGGTAAGGAAACACGCGGCATTGATGTGCAGTTCGGCGACTACGGTCTCCAAGCACTGGAACCCGCGTGGATCACCCAGCGCCAGATTGAGGCGGCACGCCGGGCGGTGGTGCGCTACATCAAGCGCCGAGGGCGTTTGTGGATTCGGATTTTCCCCGATAAGCCAGTGACGGCAAAACCTGCCGAAACGCGCATGGGGAAGGGTAAAGGGGCGGTTGACCACTACGTTGCCGTCGTCAAGCCGGGGCGCGTCCTGTTTGAGATGGGCGATGTGGACGAAGCCACCGCACGGGAGGCGCTGCGCCTCGCCGGATTCAAAATGCCGATCAAGACGAAATTTGTTGTCCGCACCGACCCCGTTACGGGGAACGCGCTGGTCAGCGGGGAGATGGGGTAG
- the rpsC gene encoding 30S ribosomal protein S3, whose protein sequence is MGRKIHPIGFRLGINRTWEGRWYAEGRRYVEMLHEDFEIRKALMKEAANAAVSKIEIERSPSQVEVTIFTAKPGFIIGKKGEQIKKLKTMLSTLTGKQIKLEVSEIDKPDLDARLIADNIARQLERRIGHSRAMKRAVQQALRQGALGIKIVVAGRLAGSEMARREQQMEGRVPRSTLRSLIDYGTAESLTGYGRIGVKVWVYLGEKKREEKPEPTDVYVSQ, encoded by the coding sequence ATGGGGCGTAAAATTCATCCGATTGGCTTCCGCCTCGGCATCAACCGAACATGGGAAGGGCGCTGGTACGCCGAAGGGCGTCGTTACGTGGAGATGCTCCACGAAGATTTTGAAATCCGTAAGGCGCTGATGAAAGAGGCTGCTAACGCCGCCGTCTCGAAGATCGAGATTGAGCGTTCGCCAAGCCAAGTGGAAGTGACCATCTTCACGGCGAAACCGGGCTTCATCATCGGCAAAAAAGGCGAGCAGATCAAAAAACTGAAGACAATGCTCTCCACCCTCACCGGCAAGCAAATCAAGCTGGAAGTCAGCGAGATTGACAAGCCCGACCTTGATGCCCGCCTGATTGCCGATAATATCGCACGGCAGTTGGAACGGCGTATTGGTCACAGCCGCGCCATGAAACGCGCTGTCCAACAGGCGCTTCGTCAGGGGGCATTGGGAATTAAGATCGTCGTTGCCGGGCGCTTGGCGGGGTCGGAAATGGCACGCCGCGAACAGCAGATGGAAGGGCGCGTCCCGCGTAGTACGCTGCGCTCCCTGATCGATTACGGCACGGCGGAGTCCCTCACGGGCTACGGACGGATCGGGGTCAAGGTGTGGGTTTACCTCGGCGAGAAAAAGCGCGAGGAAAAACCCGAACCCACCGATGTCTACGTGAGTCAGTAA
- the rplV gene encoding 50S ribosomal protein L22 translates to MEVKAFAQSLPISPQKIRLVIDQVRGKNAEQALVILQHMPQKGAELVRKVIASALANAENNFELNRLDLYVKTIFAGDSFRLKRVKAGARGRYKPRVKRYAHLTVILDEREDA, encoded by the coding sequence ATGGAAGTGAAAGCCTTTGCCCAGAGCCTGCCGATCAGCCCCCAAAAGATTCGTCTGGTCATCGATCAGGTACGTGGGAAAAATGCGGAACAGGCGTTGGTTATTCTCCAACACATGCCCCAAAAGGGCGCCGAGTTGGTGCGTAAGGTCATTGCCTCAGCGTTGGCGAACGCTGAGAATAACTTTGAACTGAACCGTCTCGACCTGTATGTAAAGACCATTTTCGCCGGGGATAGTTTCCGCCTAAAGCGCGTGAAGGCGGGGGCACGGGGGCGTTATAAGCCCCGTGTCAAGCGCTACGCACACCTGACCGTGATTTTGGACGAGCGGGAGGACGCATAA
- the rpsS gene encoding 30S ribosomal protein S19: protein MSRSLKKGPFIEPKLLRRIETMNGRNEKKVIKTWSRASTIFPQMVGHTIAVHDGRRHVPIYITENMVGHKLGEFAPTRTFRGHITEKKTKKTGTTGA, encoded by the coding sequence ATGTCTCGGTCACTCAAAAAGGGACCATTCATTGAACCGAAACTGCTGCGGCGGATCGAGACGATGAACGGGCGCAACGAGAAAAAGGTCATCAAGACTTGGAGTCGCGCTTCTACCATCTTCCCGCAGATGGTCGGTCATACAATTGCCGTCCACGACGGACGGCGCCATGTTCCGATTTATATCACAGAGAACATGGTTGGTCACAAATTGGGCGAATTCGCCCCCACCCGTACCTTCCGCGGTCATATCACCGAGAAGAAGACGAAGAAAACGGGGACGACAGGAGCGTAA
- the rplB gene encoding 50S ribosomal protein L2: MAVKVYKPTSPGRRGMTGYSFEEITTSRPQKALVREKRGKSGRNNQGRVTVRHRGGGHKRAYRIIDFKRDKVGVPARVATIEYDPNRTARIALLVYADGEKRYIIAPNTLNVGDTLISGPDAPLRDGNALPLNKIPVGSVIHNIELEVGRGGQMVRSAGTSAQLIGREERYAQIRLPSGEMRTVREECMATLGQVGNLEHTNIKIGKAGRKRWMGWRPTVRGSAMDPDSHPHGGGEGRSPIGMPGPKTPWGKPALGYKTRRNKRTNKFIIRRRASGRG; encoded by the coding sequence ATGGCTGTGAAAGTTTATAAGCCCACTTCGCCCGGGCGCCGGGGCATGACGGGCTATTCCTTCGAGGAAATCACCACCTCCCGCCCCCAAAAGGCGCTCGTCCGCGAAAAGCGGGGAAAATCGGGGCGTAACAATCAAGGGCGGGTGACGGTACGGCATCGGGGTGGCGGTCATAAGCGGGCATACCGCATCATTGACTTCAAGCGGGACAAAGTTGGCGTCCCCGCACGTGTTGCCACCATTGAATATGACCCCAACCGGACAGCACGTATCGCCCTATTGGTGTATGCCGATGGGGAAAAGCGCTACATCATCGCCCCCAACACACTCAACGTTGGCGATACGCTGATTAGCGGACCCGACGCGCCGCTGCGGGATGGAAACGCCCTCCCCCTGAACAAGATTCCGGTTGGTTCGGTCATTCACAATATCGAACTGGAAGTTGGGCGGGGCGGGCAGATGGTGCGTTCGGCGGGAACATCTGCCCAACTCATTGGGCGTGAGGAACGCTATGCCCAAATTCGCCTGCCTAGCGGCGAAATGCGCACCGTGCGCGAGGAGTGCATGGCGACGCTTGGACAAGTGGGCAACCTTGAACACACCAACATCAAGATTGGGAAGGCTGGACGTAAGCGATGGATGGGTTGGCGTCCAACGGTGCGCGGCAGTGCGATGGATCCCGATAGCCACCCACATGGCGGGGGCGAGGGGCGTTCACCCATCGGTATGCCCGGACCCAAGACGCCTTGGGGTAAGCCTGCGCTTGGCTACAAAACGCGGCGCAACAAACGCACGAATAAGTTCATCATCCGCCGTCGGGCATCCGGGCGCGGGTAA
- the rplW gene encoding 50S ribosomal protein L23 — MNLYNVIIRPIITEASSQDAATLNQFAFEVDLRANKIQIKEAVEVIFNVDVLRVNTIILPKKRGTRGRKSYVRKPAMKKAIVTLPEGQTIPLFNL, encoded by the coding sequence TTGAATCTCTATAACGTGATCATCCGCCCCATCATCACCGAAGCCTCTAGCCAAGACGCGGCGACGCTTAATCAGTTCGCCTTTGAGGTTGACCTACGGGCGAATAAAATTCAGATCAAAGAAGCCGTCGAAGTTATCTTTAACGTAGACGTGCTGAGGGTGAACACAATCATCCTCCCGAAGAAGCGCGGGACACGCGGGCGTAAATCTTACGTGCGCAAGCCAGCGATGAAAAAGGCGATTGTCACGCTCCCAGAGGGGCAGACAATTCCGCTGTTCAACCTGTAG
- the rplD gene encoding 50S ribosomal protein L4, translated as MKVPVLNMAGKEVGSTELPADIFEAKINIGLMHQYVVMQNANARLGTHKTKRRGEINRTHAKWYRQKGTGRARHGSRSAPLFVGGGRAHGPIPHKYTLDMPRKMRHTALRSALSALLRDGQIIVVDSITVDEPKTKLMANILKALVGDQSSLLLLAGRDDIVERCVRNLDDAAYLRASYMNVRDLLQYDRLIIPLNALDVIKGLLSRQRVQE; from the coding sequence ATGAAAGTTCCAGTACTCAACATGGCAGGCAAGGAAGTCGGTTCTACCGAGTTGCCCGCCGATATTTTCGAGGCAAAGATCAACATTGGGCTGATGCATCAGTATGTGGTGATGCAAAACGCCAATGCGCGTCTTGGCACGCACAAGACGAAACGGCGCGGTGAAATCAACCGCACTCATGCTAAATGGTACCGGCAAAAAGGGACGGGACGCGCCCGTCATGGCAGCCGCTCTGCGCCGTTGTTTGTCGGTGGTGGTCGGGCGCATGGTCCAATCCCGCACAAATACACGTTGGATATGCCGCGTAAGATGCGCCATACCGCGCTGCGTAGTGCGCTTTCGGCGCTTCTGCGGGATGGACAGATTATCGTCGTGGACTCGATCACCGTAGACGAGCCAAAGACGAAACTCATGGCAAACATCCTGAAGGCGTTGGTCGGGGATCAAAGCTCCCTGCTCCTTTTGGCTGGGCGCGATGACATCGTGGAGCGCTGCGTCCGCAACCTAGACGATGCGGCTTACCTACGGGCAAGCTATATGAACGTTCGTGACTTGCTCCAGTATGACCGGCTGATCATCCCGCTAAATGCGCTGGATGTGATCAAAGGTCTGCTCAGCCGGCAGCGCGTTCAGGAATAA
- the rplC gene encoding 50S ribosomal protein L3: MMKGIIGKKIGMSQIIDPESGKTVGVTVIQAGPCFVTQVRTAENDGYLAVQLGYEEINPERLSNGERQHLLKRNLPTLRYLREFRVKDITLQEGERLTVEVFSKGDHVDVVGTSKGHGTAGTIKRHGFNRQPTTHGASDRTRSPGSSSSGTTPGRVKKGTRRSGQMGVDRVTSQNLEVMAIDTEHNLLAVKGSVPGAKGGLVIIKESVKARK; encoded by the coding sequence ATGATGAAGGGTATCATCGGCAAGAAGATCGGTATGAGCCAGATCATTGACCCAGAAAGCGGCAAAACCGTCGGGGTCACGGTCATTCAAGCCGGTCCATGCTTTGTCACACAGGTGCGTACCGCTGAGAACGATGGCTACTTAGCGGTTCAGCTTGGTTATGAAGAAATCAATCCAGAGCGTCTGAGCAATGGGGAACGTCAGCATTTGCTGAAGCGCAACCTGCCTACGCTCCGTTACCTGCGGGAATTCCGCGTGAAAGACATCACCCTCCAAGAGGGTGAGCGCCTGACCGTAGAAGTCTTTAGCAAGGGCGATCACGTGGACGTGGTTGGCACAAGCAAAGGTCACGGTACGGCAGGGACGATCAAACGTCATGGCTTTAACCGCCAGCCCACAACACATGGGGCATCTGACCGTACCCGCAGCCCTGGCTCTAGCAGTTCCGGGACAACGCCCGGACGTGTCAAGAAAGGCACGCGCCGCTCTGGGCAAATGGGTGTGGATCGCGTCACCAGCCAAAACTTGGAAGTTATGGCGATTGACACCGAACACAACCTGTTAGCAGTCAAAGGCTCTGTGCCGGGGGCAAAAGGCGGCTTGGTCATCATCAAAGAATCGGTGAAGGCACGGAAGTAG
- the rpsJ gene encoding 30S ribosomal protein S10, with protein sequence MAKNKIRIRLKAYDHRVIDQSARRIVETAERTGARVVGPVPLPTRIERFTVRRSPFIDKESQEHFEIRTHKRLIDVLDPDSKTIDALTRLNLPAGVDIEIKI encoded by the coding sequence ATGGCAAAAAACAAAATTCGTATTCGTCTGAAAGCCTATGACCACCGCGTGATTGACCAATCGGCGCGGCGGATCGTTGAGACCGCCGAACGCACCGGGGCGCGTGTTGTAGGACCTGTTCCGCTTCCCACGCGGATCGAACGGTTTACAGTGCGTCGTTCACCGTTCATTGACAAGGAATCGCAAGAGCATTTCGAGATTCGCACACACAAGCGGCTGATTGATGTTCTTGACCCAGACAGCAAGACAATCGACGCCCTAACCCGCCTTAACCTTCCGGCGGGCGTGGACATTGAAATTAAGATTTAA
- the tuf gene encoding elongation factor Tu has product MAKFERNKPHANIGTIGHVDHGKTSLTAAITKVLAMKGQAEFRAYDSIDNAPEEKARGITISITHVEYETPNRHYAHVDCPGHRDYIKNMITGAAQMDGAILVVSAPDGPMPQTREHVLLARQVEVPAMVVFLNKVDQMDDPELLELVELELSDLLSGYGFPADTPIIRGSALKALEQTSTDVNHPDYAPILQLMETVDTYIPQPTREMDKPFLMPIEDVFSIKGRGTVVTGRVERGQLKKGEEVEILGLREEKMKTTVTGIEMFHKELDAAVAGDNAGILLRGTQREEVERGMVIAKPGSITPHTKFKCQVYVLKKEEGGRHKAFFTGYRPQFYLRTVDVTGTVALPDGVEMVMPGDNIVMTVELIMPIALEKGSKFAIREGGLTVGAGVIVEIIE; this is encoded by the coding sequence ATGGCGAAGTTTGAGCGGAATAAGCCCCATGCCAATATCGGCACGATTGGGCATGTCGATCATGGGAAAACGTCGCTGACGGCGGCGATCACGAAGGTGTTGGCGATGAAGGGTCAGGCAGAATTCCGCGCCTACGACTCGATTGACAACGCGCCGGAAGAAAAGGCACGGGGGATCACGATCTCAATCACCCATGTGGAGTACGAGACGCCGAACCGCCACTATGCTCATGTGGACTGTCCTGGACACCGCGACTACATCAAGAACATGATCACGGGCGCGGCGCAGATGGACGGGGCGATCTTGGTGGTGAGTGCGCCGGATGGTCCGATGCCGCAGACGCGGGAACACGTGCTATTGGCGCGTCAGGTAGAAGTGCCAGCGATGGTCGTTTTCCTGAACAAGGTTGACCAAATGGACGACCCAGAACTGCTGGAATTGGTGGAGTTGGAACTTTCTGACCTGCTGAGCGGGTACGGCTTTCCGGCGGATACGCCGATCATTCGCGGCTCGGCGTTGAAGGCGTTGGAGCAGACCAGCACAGATGTGAACCACCCCGATTACGCGCCGATTTTGCAACTGATGGAGACGGTGGACACCTACATTCCGCAGCCGACGCGGGAGATGGACAAGCCGTTCTTGATGCCGATTGAAGACGTGTTCAGCATCAAGGGGCGCGGGACGGTGGTGACGGGGCGCGTGGAGCGCGGGCAGTTGAAGAAGGGCGAGGAAGTGGAAATCCTCGGTCTGCGCGAGGAGAAGATGAAGACGACGGTGACAGGCATTGAGATGTTCCACAAGGAACTGGATGCCGCCGTCGCCGGCGATAACGCCGGTATCCTTCTGCGCGGGACGCAGCGTGAGGAAGTCGAACGCGGGATGGTCATTGCCAAACCCGGCTCGATCACGCCGCACACAAAGTTCAAGTGCCAAGTGTACGTGCTGAAGAAGGAAGAAGGCGGGCGTCACAAGGCGTTCTTCACCGGCTACCGCCCACAGTTCTACCTGCGCACGGTGGACGTGACCGGCACGGTGGCGCTTCCCGATGGTGTTGAGATGGTCATGCCCGGCGATAACATCGTCATGACAGTGGAATTGATCATGCCCATCGCCCTCGAAAAGGGGTCGAAGTTCGCCATCCGTGAAGGCGGCTTGACCGTCGGCGCGGGCGTTATTGTCGAGATCATCGAATAA